The Sulfuricurvum sp. sequence AAAGGAAGATTAGGTGTTGTTTTGAGATTAAGAACAAAAGTAGCTTCGCTCTGTGATGTTCCCAAAATTGATTCAATAAAGGTTGGAAGTTTAATAGCTTTATTTTGTAACCGTATATCCGAAGGATCATATATGATACCTGATGAAAAAGCCCAAGAACCATCTAGCACTTTTGGTTGAGATAACTTACTAATATCAATTTCAGGAATAGCATAAACTTTAGGACTGATAAGTAAAAATGTAATGAGTAATAATACATTTTTTATATAACCCATTAATAACCTTTTAAGATGCTCAAATATTCTTGCATAGACTATCTCAAAATTGTATCAAACTCATGGTAAGTTGTGTATTAATGCTGATATCAGAGCTATTACACTTAGGATATTGGAGTATTTGAAAAGATTTATTTGAAAAGATTTTTTTAAGTTAATCACAAAAAACAAACTCAAAAAATAGATTTGCATACAATTTTATAAAGTGTTATGATGGCGATATAGAATATAGGGTACAAATATGTTCGTATCTCTCTATAAAACACAGGTGTGACACGATAAAACATTGATAAATAGGGGCTTTAATGACTATACGAGTTTATTACGAAGATACCGATGTCGGTGGTGTGGTTTACCACTCCAACTATCTTAATTTTTGCGAACGTGCGCGAAGTGAGCTTTTTTTTCAATCCAGCAGGTCTCCCATCACACTAAACGGTCATTTTGTAGTGAAAGAGATAAAGGCAAACTATCTCAAAAGTGCGAAGTTTGGTGATCTTTTGGAGGTTAAAACATCACTTAAAAATATCAAAAATGCTTCGATTGTAATGCATCAAAGAATCTTTCGTGGAGATGAACTGATCTTTGAAATGGATGTTAAATTGGTTCATTTGAATCATAAAGGGGAAGTCGCTCTCGTTCCTGAGGAAGATAAGCAATTTCTCATAGATATGATAGGAGTGTTAGAATAAGCTTTTTAATTTCGGCTTTAACGATTCTATCCGTTCCATTACTTTAGTATTTGAGCGGATCATTGCAATATCGGATGCCATCATCCCATCGACACTCATTATAGTACTTGACGCACCATGATCGAGCAAAAACAATGCAATGTCGGTATGATCTTTCCAAATTGCCAGATGCAAAGCCGTAGCATTACTCGAATCTTGGGCATTTATATCGGCACCTTGTCTCACTAAATATTCAACCATATCACCATTCCCTACCCACGACGCATACATAAGGATAGACTTGTTGTTGTCACTACGTGCAGTGTTAGCATCACTGATGGTTTG is a genomic window containing:
- a CDS encoding YbgC/FadM family acyl-CoA thioesterase, yielding MTIRVYYEDTDVGGVVYHSNYLNFCERARSELFFQSSRSPITLNGHFVVKEIKANYLKSAKFGDLLEVKTSLKNIKNASIVMHQRIFRGDELIFEMDVKLVHLNHKGEVALVPEEDKQFLIDMIGVLE
- a CDS encoding ankyrin repeat domain-containing protein, whose translation is MKKLFFLFLLACSVLNGADIFKLVQAVDRNDTVTFKQMVQTISDANTARSDNNKSILMYASWVGNGDMVEYLVRQGADINAQDSSNATALHLAIWKDHTDIALFLLDHGASSTIMSVDGMMASDIAMIRSNTKVMERIESLKPKLKSLF